In one Corallococcus sp. EGB genomic region, the following are encoded:
- a CDS encoding DUF4438 domain-containing protein — protein MPLHNPGRDDTGPRGGSNRALMFYACVGNRARVTSGPMAGAEGTVVGKHGGINHVIVDFPPAVKRRLCIGDRVQLDAHGQGLELPDFPQVRALNLSPRLLRHWGVRTEPGRLLIPVTHTVPAELMGSGLGRSEGVLGDLVAICPLDYRFGPSRQPGTITVGVVVHSDSKLAGHGPGVTPLLIGPGECGGCAGRRRTWRSCSGCAAGGPPRSTR, from the coding sequence GTGCCGCTCCACAACCCGGGGCGCGACGACACCGGGCCGCGCGGCGGCTCCAACCGGGCGCTGATGTTCTACGCGTGCGTGGGCAACCGCGCGCGCGTGACGAGCGGCCCCATGGCGGGCGCCGAGGGCACGGTGGTGGGCAAGCACGGCGGCATCAACCACGTCATCGTGGACTTCCCGCCCGCCGTGAAGCGCCGCCTGTGCATCGGGGACCGCGTGCAGCTGGATGCGCATGGCCAGGGGCTGGAGCTGCCGGACTTCCCGCAGGTGCGCGCGCTGAACCTGTCGCCCCGGCTGCTGAGGCATTGGGGCGTGAGGACGGAACCGGGGCGGCTGCTCATCCCCGTGACGCACACGGTGCCCGCGGAGCTGATGGGCTCCGGCCTCGGGCGTTCGGAGGGCGTGCTGGGGGACCTGGTGGCGATATGTCCGTTGGACTACCGCTTCGGACCGTCGCGCCAGCCGGGGACCATCACGGTGGGAGTGGTGGTGCACTCGGACAGCAAGCTCGCGGGGCACGGGCCCGGGGTGACGCCGTTGCTCATCGGTCCGGGCGAGTGCGGCGGGTGTGCCGGCCGCAGGCGAACGTGGCGCTCCTGCTCGGGCTGCGCCGCAGGTGGGCCGCCACGGTCCACGCGCTGA
- a CDS encoding LuxR C-terminal-related transcriptional regulator: protein MPPQEKNLVLSGELILNGQRYHLVPARPATEPASDVRLLTSRELQIASCVRAGWGNKQNATKLNISAWTVAAHLRRSPSRSATFACGRHTRRTRPDR, encoded by the coding sequence TGCCTCCGCAAGAGAAGAACCTCGTCCTGTCCGGAGAGCTCATCCTCAACGGACAGCGCTACCACCTGGTGCCCGCGCGGCCCGCGACGGAGCCCGCGTCCGATGTTCGGCTGCTCACCTCGCGCGAGCTGCAGATCGCCTCGTGCGTTCGCGCGGGCTGGGGCAACAAGCAGAACGCCACGAAGCTGAACATCAGCGCGTGGACCGTGGCGGCCCACCTGCGGCGCAGCCCGAGCAGGAGCGCCACGTTCGCCTGCGGCCGGCACACCCGCCGCACTCGCCCGGACCGATGA